Within Desulfobacter sp., the genomic segment CGCTTCATGCACAACTCCGGCGATGCCTGGAGAAAAAAGCCTTCCGACATCAAAGGATCAATATGGCCTTCGGGGATGACCGAGGGACACCGGATAGGGGTTTCCACCTCCAGATAGCCGTTGGACATGAAAAAATCCCTTGTATAATGAAGCACAAGGGAGCGTGTTTTTAGATTTTTTAATTTTATTGCTATATGGTTCATATAATGCTTGGTTTCCATGTATATGACGGGTGGCCTGATTAATCAATTTTTTACCGGCTCTAAATTTGCAACTAAATTTGCAATCTGATGGCTCGGACAGCCCGGTCCCGCCTGAGCGGTGGCACCACCGCCTTGGGTTTCGCAAAAAAATATTGATATCAATTGCAGAAATTCAGCACTGAGGGGCGGACAGGCCGGAAAGCGGCATTGGGTTGCTTTTTTCTTAGGGGGCCTTATGGAGCGGAACGAAAAAATCCGTCTTGTCTGAGGACGAAGGACGAGTTTAACGGATTTTCGTGCAGCGGAATTCGGCCCTCTATAAAAAAGTGACAGCCGCCTTCCGGCCTGCCCGCCCCGGTGTTTATTTGGTTTTACCGATAGCCCCTATTGCTTCACCTCATAATAATCCTTTGGCCGGTCCTGGAGGTAGATTTTGTGGTATTTGGTTTTATCGGCCTTGTCGTAGAACTCATAGGCCTTTTCCTTGCAGGCGTCACAGGCGTTGATGGGGATATGGACCCCCAGGATGTGGTGGCCCGGGGTGGCCTTGGAATCCACCTCAAAACTGCCGCCGCAATCCCTGCAGATCCGGATTTTCTCCTTTTGCCGTTCAAAGATGTTGTCGGTGTCGTAGAATACCTCCCGGTGGCGGATGAGGATGTCGCCCGGGGTTCCGGCGGCTTCCCGCATCTGATCCCGCTGGTTCCAGTAGCCCATGATCTGGTCCGTGGTTTTTTTGATCTTGTCGGTGAGGCTCACGGACTGCTTAAGGCGGTCGGGGTTGTAATCGGGTTCTATTACGCCTGAATAGTCCAGGCCGGCCATGGCCAGAATGATTCCAAGGTTGACGTAGGGCAGGGCGCCTTCAATGGAATAGCCCCCTTCCAGTACGGCAATGTCCGGCTTGAGCATGGAGGTGAGCTGGGCATAGCCCTGGGCGGAAAAATTCATGTTGGTTAAAGGGTCGGTGTAATGGTTGTCCTGTCCGGCGGAATTGACGATAATATCGGGCTTGAATTCCTCCAGCACCGGAAGGACACAGTTTTTAATCACATAGAGGTAGCCTTCGGTGGAGGTGCCCGGGGGCAGGGGGATGTTCAGGTTTGAGCCCTTGGCATTGGGGCCGCCCAGTTCGCCCGGGAAACCCGTGCCCGGATACATGGTCCGGCCGTCCTGGTGCAGGGAGATGAACAGCACATCCGGGTCATGCCAGAAAATATCATTGGTGCCGTCACCGTGGTGGCAGTCCGTATCAACTACGGCGATGCGCTTGAGTCCGAATTTGGACCGGATGTACTCCACCATCACCGCCTCAATATTGATGTGGCAGAACCCCCGTCCGCCATGGGAGACCCGCATGGAGTGGTGTCCGGGGGGGCGGACCAGGGCAAATCCGTTTTTAACTTCCTTGTTCATCACGGCATTGGCAATGGCCTTGGCGCCACCGGCTGAAATAAGGTGGGACTCCGTGGTCACGGTCCGTTCGTCGGGCACACAAAAATGGGTGCGCTGGATGTCCTCCGGGGTCACCAGATCGGGCTTGTATTCCACAATGCCCTGGATGTCGAAAATCCCTTCTTCGGTGACCTGGTCCTGGGTATACAGCAGGCGCTCCTCCCGTTCCGGATGGGTGGGGTCGATGGCCCAGTCAAATGCAGGAAAAAATACAAGCCCGGTTTTGTGAGATGATTTTAGCATGGTCGCCTCGTTGTCTTGTATCAGCCGTTTGTGCTGAGTACCGATTCATAGCCCTTGATCAGGCCGGGTTTCAACTGCATTTTTGTCCTGAATATCTTTCCTCTGGGGGAGAAATTCCGGACAATGTTGAACTCCTGGAATTCCACCACTTCCACCTCGTCGATATTATCCGGGTCGGCACCGGCGTTTTCCGCCTTTTCCTTGAGCAGGGTATAGGCGGTCTCCACAAGTTCGTCCTCGGAAAAGGTTTTGGAAATGGGCTCTGCAAAATCTTCTTCATGGGCCGTGACAATGCCCTGTTCCGTGTCGGCGTTGAGTGACACTTCGCAGGTGGTCCGGGCCAGGGCCGCACCAATGGCATTGGCCACCGAGGATTCGGGTACGGCCAGTGTGTCTATTTTGTACATATCTTCGATTTTTTCTGCAAAAAAACGGGCCGGTCCGCCCAGAAGCAGTATTTTTGCCGGGCTCAGCTTGTAACCCTCCAAAAAGTCGTGGACCGTGTACACGGGTTTGGAATTGAGCCGGTCGATCATTTCAAAGGTTTTTTTCAAAATGATATTGCAGCAGGATCTAAAGATGTGGTCGGCTGCTTCCCTGTCGTCCATGGACAATTGGGCAGCGATCTGACGGATTCCTTCGCGGGCCTTGTCCTTGTCCCCCTCATCCATGAGTCCCAGGACCACCAGGGCATCCGTGGGGGTGGGGCCGGGGCCGCCGAAGGCCATGGCCGGTCCCAGGCGGTCGGGGCCGATGGTCAGCTTCCCGTCATTTACCCGCAGGGCTGAATCCCCGCCGATGCCCTTGGAATCGGTCCTGAGGGAGCGGATCAAACTTTTATACTGCCCCCGCCGGATGCCCACGGGCTCCAGCAGCGGGGTTTTGTCCACAAGAAAGGCAATATCCGTGGTGGTGCCGCCGATGTCCAGGACAATGGCGTCCTGCCCGGCCGGGGCATGGGGAATGGCCCCCATGATGGAGGCGGCCGGTCCCGACAGAACGGTCTGGGCCGGGAAAATCATTGAGGCGGACAGGGTCATGGTTCCCCCGTCTGCCTTGAGGATCTGGATGGGCACGGTGATGCCCATTTCTTCCAAAGATTTTTCTACGGCCTGGAAAAAATTCTTGTGCAGGGAAAAAACCGATGCATTCAGGTGGGTGGTCGCAATGCGCCGGGGGAAGTTGAGATTGCCCGACACATGATGGCCCAGGAAGACTTTTTTAAAATATTTGTTCAGAATCCGTTTGATCAGGATTTCGTGGGAGGGGTTTCGTACACAGAATTTGCTGACCACGCCCACGTATTCGATGCCGGCCTTTTGCATGACCCTGGCGATATCCTGGATTTCCATTTCATTCACCGGTGCCTTTTCACGCCCCCGGTGATTGATGGAGCCGCCCACGGCATAGTAATGCCTCCCGGTCCTGAAGTGTTCCGGGTCAATACCCGGACCTGCGGACACGATCATGCCCACCGGCGCCATGGTTTTCTGGACGATGGCATTGGTGGTCAGGGTGGTGGATATGACCACCCGCCGGACCTGTTCCGGGTCCGTGTGCTTCAGAAGCGCAGAAAATCCTGAAAGGACGCTTTTGAAGAGGTCGTCAGGATCAGTGGGTACTTTTACGCGTTCTTGAATCCCTGAGCTGCTGAGGAGAACAGCATCCGTGTGGGTGCCGCCGACATCTAATCCTAAAATCATGGCGTCTTCCTTGGCATAATGATTGAACCCGGCTCCAGTCATCCCTCATGAGAGTCCGCCGGGTCTGCAATCCGGTCTGAATGCAAATTTGAAATCAAGTGATACCAGGGTATCTATAATAAGGGGGAGCTTGTCAGAAAACAAACCTGTTGTCAATGAAGTTTTAGCCCTTGAAATGGAGGTGGATTTCATTTATCGTTCGATAACGTTGTTAACTTGCATAAATTGTAATCCAATATCAGGAGAGAATTATGTCAGTGGTAAGATGGAGAAAGCAGGACAATATCGCCGTCATCGAGATGTGCAACGGTGCCAACCGCATGAACCGGGCCTTTGCCGAGGCCATGACCCTTTGCCTGGACCAGGTGGAAGGCGACGCCGACATCCAGGCGGCGGTGCTGACCTCAACCGATGAAAAGAACTTCTCCCAGGGCATTGATGTGGAATGGATCGGCGGCAAGCTGGCCGCCGGGGAGAATGAGGCGGTGAAGCGCTTCATGTACGGCATGAACGGCGTGTTTAAGCGGCTTCTGCTTTTTCCTGTGCCGGTGATCGCCGCCATTAACGGCCATGCCTTCGGCAACGGCGCCATTCTCTCCTGTGCCTGCGATTTCAGGTTTATGAAAAAGGATCGCGGATTTTTTTGCTTTCCCGAAGTGGATGTGAGCATTCCCTTTCTGCCGGGGATGATCGGGTTTGTCCGCAAGGCCATTCCCGAATACCGGTTCAACCAGATGCTGCTGTCAGGCCAGCGCATGACCGCACCGGACCTTGAGGTCTCCAATGTACTTGTCAAGGCCTGCGAGAATCAGGAAGAACTGATGGCAGATGCCCTGGCCTATGCCGCCAGCTTTACTAAAAAGAGGGGGATTTTCAGGGAATTAAAAACGCGGATCCACAAAGAACTGATTCGGATTATCGATGAAGAAGACCCCGAGTTCATCGATACCTTGAATTTATTTGTTGCCGACTAAATCGTCTTCTTTGCGAATTCAATAAATTTCTGGCAGATGGGCGAGCGGCTCCGCTTTTTGGACAGGGTCAGGTAAAAATACCGGGTCAGGTCCAGGCCTTCAACGCTGAGGGAAAAGAGGCGGCCGGTCCGCAGCTCCTCTGCCACGGCAATGGTGGAAAGAATGGAAATCCCCACCCCGCTGATGATTCCCTGGATTACGGAAACGGAATTGCCCATGGTCACATTGGGGACCAGTGCCTTGGCATCGAATCCGGCATCCCCAAGGCTTTTAAGAATGGATTTCCAGGTGCCGGAGCCCCTTTCCCTGGCGATGAAAGGCTGGCTGAGGAGATCTGAACAGGGCACGGATTCCCTGCCGGCCCATTTATGGCCCGCCGGCACAATGAGCTTCATCTCGTCCTGAATCAGCTTTTCCTGTTCCAGGCCAGGGTCCTGGGTCTTTGCACCGACAATGCCCAGTTCCAGTTCCCCCTGTTTGACGGCCCGGGTGATCTGGCCGGTGTCTCCGGCCGTCAGGGAAATGGATACATCCGGATATAGCTGTTTGAATGCCCCCATCAGCCTTGGGAAAATATATCCCGCCGGAATGGTGGAGCCGCCCATGATGAGTTTGCCCTTGGTCTGCCCCAAAAAATCCAGCATGGCCGACTGGGTCTCTTCCCGCAGGTCAAGCAGCCGTTTGGCGTAGTCGTAGAGGATCAGTCCGGCCCGGGTGGGTTCTGTCACCTTTCCCAGCCGGTCCAGCAGCCGGCACTGGAAATGTTCTTCCAGTTCTTTGATGTGGGTGGACACCGTTGGCTGGGAAAGGTTGATGGCCTCGGAGGCCTTGGAAAAACTTTTGTTTTCAACGACGGATACAAATATGTGAAGCTGCCATAAATCCATGGGCGGTCAAAGATCCTTATAAATATAGAATTAGGTGCGGGGACTTAATTGTCCGGTCTCAGCTTGGGGAATTTTTCCATGAGTTTGAGCTTCACCGGTTCCGGCACCATGTCTGAAATGTCTCCGCCGAACTGGGCCGCTTCCTTGATGATGGAAGATGAGGTAAATATCCACCGCAAGCCTGTCATGAGGAATACCGACTGGACATCCTTGTTCAGCTTCCGGTTCATCAGGGCCATCTGGAATTCACTTTCGAAATCGGAGATGGCCCGCATGCCACGGATCACGGCCACGGCATTTTTCATCCTGGCGTATTCCACCAGCAGGCCGTCAAAGGTGTCTACCTGGACCTGGGGATTTCCGTTGAGGCTCTCCCGTATCATAGTTACCCGCTCTTCTTTGGAAAATAGTGATTTTTTCCCCGGGTTGTGGAGCACGGCGATGATCACAAGGTCAAAGATGTCCTGGGCGCGTTTCAGCACGTCAAGATGGCCGTTGGTCAGGGGGTCAAAGGAGCCGGGATAGATTGCAATTCTCTGTTTTTTTTCAGCCATGTGCATCCTCTTGGGTTAGTTGTCGGATTCCCGCAAAAATGAAACAAGTGTCTTTGAGTATTTTTTTTGGCGGTAAATGTCAAGGGACTTCAGGGGAAGGGCGAGGCTTTCCTTAAAATCCTGTTCAACGATGACAATACCGCTGGGGGCCAGCAGGTTTATGAAGCCTTCCTTGGCCAGCACCTGTTCGGGCAGGCCCTTATTGTATGGGGGATCCATGAAAATCAGGTCAAAGGCGTCCAGGCCGGCTGGCAGGGGGCGGGCCGAAAGGTCGTGGCAGAGAAGGGTCGACCGCTCTTCCATCCGGCAGAGTTGGATATTTTTTTTGATGACCTCGCAGGAGGACTGGGCACCGTCTATGAAGACCGCTGCTTCGGCGCCCCGGCTCAGGGCTTCAAGTCCGAAGGCGCCGGTGCCTGCAAAGAGGTCCAATACCCGCTGCCCCCGGATGGCGGGACCGATGATGTTGAACAGGGCTTCCCGGACCCGGTCGGGGGTGGGCCGAATGTCCCGGCCCTGGATCTGGGTCAGCTTTCTGCCCCGGCAGTCGCCGCTGATGATTCTCATTATTTGTCCAGCCGCTTATTGATGAAAGCCACGCTGGTACCCATCCGTTTGGCCGCTGCCGCCACATCCCCTTTTTCTTCTTTTACCTTATGGCGGATGTAGTCATGCTCAAAGGCGGTGCGGGCCTCATCCAGGCTGTCCATGGTGTACATCCAGCGCCGCTCTGCCTGGCCTCCTCCGGTGGCCTCCGGATTGTAGGGCTGGGGAATGTCCTCTTTTTTAATGGTGTCGGTTTGCACCATGATGTGGAGGCGTTCCATGAGGTTTTTCAACTCCCTGACATTGCCCTGCCAATGGTATTGGTCCAGCAGTTCCAGCGCTCCCTGGGAAATTTTTTTCGGTTTGGATGAGGATTTATCTGCCAGCTTTTTTAAGAATACATCCACCAGCATGGGGATATCCTCCTTGCGGTCCCTCAGGGCCGGCACCTGGATGGGGACCACGTTGAGGCGGTAAAAGAGGTCTTCCCGGAAACTGCCCCTTTTGATTTCCTCTTCCAGGTCTTTGTTGGAGGAGGTGATCAACCGGACATCCATCTTGATGGTCCGGCTGGATCCGATGCGCTGGAAGGTCTTTGATTCCAGGGCGCGGAGCATTTTTGCCTGGGTGTTGATGTTCATGTCCCCAATCTCGTCCAGGAAGAGGGTGCCGCCGGAGGCCAGTTCAAATTTACCCTTGTTTTTTGAGGTGGCCTGGTCAAAGGCCCCTTTTTCATGGCCGAAAAGTTCGGATTCCAGATGTTCTTCGGGAATGGCGGCGCAGTTGATGATGATAAAAGGCCCTTCGGGCCGGGCGCTGAACTGGTGGATGGTCCGGGCCACCATCTCCTTTCCCGTGCCGTTTTCCCCGGAAATCAGGATGGAGGCGTCGGTGGGGGCGGCCGCCATGACTTCCCCGTAAAGCTTCTGTACGGCAGGGCTGGTGCCGGTGATGGAATTCTTTTCGATGGCCTTTTTGCGCAGGTAGGTGTTCTCTTCTTCCAGTTTTCTGAAATTCAGGGCATTGTTGATGGTGACCATGACCTTGTCGATGGACAGGGGTTTTTCAAGGAAATCAAATGCCCCGGATTTGGTGGCGTCCACGGCGGATTCAATGGAACCGTGGCCGGTGATCATGACCACGGGCAGGTTGGGATAGTTTTTTTTGATCTCTTTGAGGGTGTCGATGCCGTCCATGCCCGGCATCCAGATATCCAGAAGCACGATGTCCGGGGAATGGGTTTCTATTTTTTTCAGGGCCTCATATCCGTTATAGGCATGCATGACCTCGAAGCCGTCATCGGAAAGAATTCCTTCCAGGGAGTCGATGATGGTGGTTTCGTCGTCAACGATTAAGACTGCCGGGTACATAATTTTGTCCTTTCATAATGCTTATACCGGGAGCTCAATGATGAACTTGGCTCCCCTGGGCTGGTTGTCCTGAACCCTGATGACCCCGTTGTGGTCGGAGATGATGGAATTTACAATGGCAAGGCCCAGTCCCATGCCGGATTTCTTGGTTGAAAAATAGGGTTCGAATAGTTTTGTTTTTTCCTTGTCCGAAATGCCCTTGCCCGTATCGGCTATTTCAATGCGGACGATTTTGAGGATCCCGTCAAAGGAGAGGTCTATGACAATACAGCCCTTTTTGTTCATGGCGTAGACCGCATTGTCAATGAGGTTGATAAAGGCCTGCTTCATGTGCTGGTGGTCCAGCTTCAGGGTGGGGATATCTTCCCCGAACCGGGTCTGGATGTCCACGTCGGGCAGCCCCTCCCGGTACAGGGCGATGGTTTCCAGAATGATATTGTCAATACGGGCCGAGGCAAAGCTGGTGTCCGGAAATTTGGCAAAGGCGGAGAACTGGTTGACCAGGTTCCGGATCAGGTCCACATGCTCCACAATGGTATCGGCGCAGCCGGTGAATATCTCATCGTTGATCTCTTTGCCGTATTTGCGTTTGAGGCGCTGGGCCGACAGCTTGATGGGGGTCAGCGGGTTCTTTACCTCGTGGGCGATGCGCCGTGCCACCTCCCGCCAGGCCACCATGCGCTGGGCCTTTTCAAGTTCGGTGACATCGTCGAATACCATCACCGCCCCCAGGTTGTGTCCCGCGTCGTCCATGAGGGTGGTGTAGTGGAGGGAAAAGTGTTTGGGCACCCCGGATACCGAGGCCGATACCGGCACCTCAATGACCCTTGCCCCCTGGGAGGCCTGGTCGTAAATCTTGTCCGCCAGCTTAAGGTAGTCGTCGGAAAGAACCTCCTTGAAATTTTTATTCAGAATGTTCGCGCTGTCCACATCCAGCATGGATTCGGCGGCTTTGTTGATGGTGGTGATCACGCCGCGGTTGTCAATGGAGATAACACCGGCGGAGATATTTTTAAGTACAATTTCAATGTATTGCCGGCTTTTTTCCAGCTCTGTGTTCTGTTGCTTGAGCATTTCCCCGGACAGGGCAATCTGTTCACGTCCGGCGGCCAGCTGCCGGGTCATGGAGTTAAAGGAGTGGATGAGGGTGCCGATCTCGTCATCGGTTTTAAAATCAATCTGGTATTCCAGGTCGCCGTCGGTGATGCGCTGGGTGCCTTCTGCAAATTTCATGATGGGAATGGTAATGGATTTTGCAATCTGGAATCCGAACCAGATGGCGCAGAACACCACCAGGAGGGCCACAATGGACAGGGCGATATAGTAGGAAATCTGAGCCGGTTTCTTGGTCAGCTTGAGCTGCTGGTACTCCTCCACTCCCTTTAGGATGGACTTGAGGTTTTCCGACAGGTCCGGGGAGACCAGGGTGGTGATCACGATGAATCCCTTGGCTTCGGCGGGGGGCGCTCCAAAGGGAATGGCGGATACCGTCCGGAGAAATTCTCCGCCCTCAATGGTCTGGTATACCGTGCTGCTGGTTTTACCGTCCGGAATCCGGGTCAGGTCCGTGGTGGTGAGCAGTCCGAAATACATGGCCTCCAGTTCATTGGCCAGGGAGAGGCTCACCCGTTTTGCGTCCGGGGTGTAGACCTCAACGGCGTTCCGGTTGAAGGCCCGCTGGATTACCTGGGTGTACCGGGTCAGTTTTTCCTGATTCTCCGGGGCAAGAAGATCCCGGGAATCTATCTGAAAGGCGCCGCGTTTGGCAAAGAAGGCGTTTTTATCCTCAATATATTCATAGAGTTTCTGCCCCACAGCCAGGGAGGCGTCCAGGGTTTTTTCCACCGGGGCATTGAACCAGAAGGCAATGGAGGTGGAAATAAACTGGATGGAAAAGATAAAGAGCACGGTGGTGGGCAGCAGGGCCAGGACAATGAAGGCAAAGGTCAGCCGGGTCTTGATCTTGGAGCCCAGGATATTGTTTTTCTTTTCATAGTAAAGCTTGGCCAGGTTCCGGAAGACCAAAAGCAGCAGGCTCAGCAGCAGAAGCAGGTTGATGTTGATCAGGGTGAACATCAGCACGGTGGAGGACAGCGGAAAATCCGTCCCGAAGGGGGTGATCCGGGTCTCCACCACAGTGAGGGCGCAGACCACCAGCAGGATTGCCAGGATAAGGATCCCTTCTTTTTTGCGCTTGGACTTGTCCTGTCTTATTTGCTGTGCCTGGTCGGTCATCATGCTTAGGGTTGTTGTGCTCTAATTATGGCCCGGAAATTATTGGGCAATATGTGTAATATAGGGTAAACCAGGTTAATAGGTGAAGTTGATCACGTACCAGTCGGTTTCAAAATCCCAGAAAGAGACGAAAAATAGAATGTAGTGAAGGGAGAGGGGCAGGGTGACCTTTTCAAGTTCCGCCTTGATTCTGATCTGGTATTTATCCCCTTTGACAATTTGGGCCAGGGGGATGACCTTGAGGTTATCCACCTCTGTCATCCAGGTTTTGGCTTCTTCAAAGGATTTGGTGATCAGCGGAGCCTCTTTTTTCCAGGGCCGGGTTACGGTGTATTCCTCTTTCAGCGAGTTGTACTTGACGGTGGACTGTATCTGAACATCTGCAATTTTTTTATCAAAGAGGGAGCTTGTTGTTTTATACAGGCTCACATAGAAATTGAAAGTGGTGGGAATACCGTTTTTAACGGCTTCAACGGTTTTTTCCTTGAAGGCGTTTTCCACTTCAAAATAGGTCAGCAGATCGTCCCGGGTGTTGGCCAGCTTGATATTGGACAATACCGGATTGATGTCCGCAAAAATGCGCCCGGGAGTCATCATGTTGAAGCAGATAACGGCAACCAGGAGAATATAGTATTTTTTGATCCCGCCCTTCACTAGCATAGTCATATAATCAGCTTCGTTTTGCAGGGCCTGTTTCCCAGGCCTCTTTTTCATCAAGGAATTTTTTTATGAACAAGTGGTTCAGGGTGTGGCCGGATTTGTGTGTGATGATATGTCCCTGGATGGGCATTCCCAGCAGAGAAAAATCACCCAGGCTGTCCAGAATTTTGTGCCGGACAAATTCATCCCGGTACCGTAGTCCGCCTTCGTTCAAAATTTTATCATTGTCGATAATAATGGCGTTGTCAAGACTTCCCCCCTTGCCCAGGCTGAATCTTTTGAGCATTTCGATGTCTTTAATGAAGCCGAATGTGCGCGCACGGCTGATTTCCGCCTCAAAATTATTTTTGGCCCGGTCGAATACCAGCTCCTGAAAACCGATGAGGGGGTGGTCGAAATCAATGGAACAGGAAATCTTAAAACAGGGCTCTGGAAGGATTTTGACAAATTTATCGCCGTCTGTGACCTCAATGGGCTTTTTTATAATGATGAAATGTTTGGGAAGGGATTGCTCCACAATGCCTGCGGCGGACAGGGCCTGGGTAAACTCCCAGGCCGATCCGTCCATGATGGGCATTTCATAGTCGTCCATTTCCACCAGGGCATTGTCGATGCCGAGGCCGGCAAAACTTGCCATGAGGTGTTCAATGGTGGAGACAATGGTACCGTCGCTGGTCCCCAGCACCGTTGCCAGGCTGGTGTCCACCACCAGCTTGAACAATGCCGGAATGTCCTGGGTACCGGGCTGGTCCACCCGCCGGAATTTGATGCCGTGGTTTTCCCGGGCCGGTTTAATGGTGAGATTGTTTTTTTTCCCGGAGTGGACTCCTGTGCCGGAGAGGGCCACATTGGTTGCTATGGTGCGCTGGTTATAAAATTCAGTCATTATATTTATTTTTGTTCCACAAAAGCGTATTCAAAAAGTGGGGTATATATATCTGATTTTAATATACAACGCAAAACAAATGAGAAAAATCTTTGGTTTGCTAGGAATTTCTGGTAGATAAAAAGTGAGTCATTTCTGATAAGTTTCGGTTTAGATTAAAGCAGTTATCTTCTACCTTTTTAGGTGAAACATGATCTCAAAAATGTATTCCTCCGCCGTCCGGGGCATCGACGCCATTGTGGTGGAAGTGGAGGTGGATATCTCCTTTGGCATGCCTGTGTTCCAGATGGTCGGCCTGGCTGAAACGGCGGTGCGGGAGAGTCGTGAACGGGTGAGATCCGCCGTCCAGAATGCGGGATACTCTTTTCCCATGGACCGTGTGGTGGTCAACCTGGCCCCCGCGGATGTTAAAAAAGAAGGCACCGGGCTGGACCTGCCCGTGGCCCTGGGCATCCTCTGCGCCTCGGGGCTTTTTAGCCAGCAGGCCTCAGAGAATTGGATCATGGCCGGAGAGCTGTCCCTGGACGGGCGCCTGAAGCCGGTGAAGGCGGCCCTCCCCTTTGCACTGGCGGCAAGGGACAACGGGTTTAAAGGGATAATCCTGCCCGAGGAAAACGGAGCTGAAGCCGCCCTGGTCAAGGATATTGAGGTGATGGGGGTATCCCATCTTTCCCAGGTGGTGGAATTCCTTGCAGGCCGGACACCGATCGTGCCGGCAGTCCCGGAGCCGGGCGGTCTATCTCCGGCGCATTGGGAGGGTCCGGCAGCGGATTTCGCCCATGTCCGGGGCCAGGCCCATGTAAAGCGGGCCCTGGAAGTGGGCGCCGCAGGCAATCACCACATCCTGATGGACGGCCCTGCCGGATCGGGCAAGAGCATGATGGCCAAATGCCTGCCCGGCATCCTGCCCCTGCCCACCTTTGAAGAAGCCATGGAAACCGCCCGGATTTATTCCATCACCGGTGCGGAACCGGGCCGTGCCCTCATGGAGCGGCCTTTCCGCTCTCCCCACCATTCCATTTCCGATGCGGGGCTTGTGGGCGGCGGAACAGGCCCGGTCCCCGGGGAAATCAGCCTGGCCCACAACGGGGTGCTTTTTCTGGATGAGCTGCCTGAATTCCGGCGCAACGCCCTGGAGGTGCTGCGGCAGCCCCTTGAAGAGGGACGGATCACCCTGGCCCGGGCCAAGGCCAAGGCCACTTATCCCTGCCGGTTTATGCTGGTCGGCGCAATGAATCCCTGTATCTGCGGCAATTTCACCAACCCGGCCGCCGCCTGTACCTGCACCCCGGCCCAGATCCGGAGGTACCGCTCAAAAGTCTCCGGCCCCCTTTTGGACCGGATGGATATCCAGGTGGAAGTGCCCCGGCTTTCCTATGATGAATTGACCCGGATGGACCCTGAAGAATCCTCCGCCGCGATCAGGGAACGGGTGGTGGCCGCAAGGGAACTCCAGCAGAAAAGATTCAACAGGACAGCCCCCTGTTACAGTAACGCCCAGATGGGACCGGAACAGATACGGGAATATTGCGGCCTTGAACCGGACTCAGAAACCATCCTGCGCCGGGCCGTAGACCGACTTAACCTGTCGGCCAGGGCCTGGGCCTCAATATTAAAAGTTGCCCGGACCATTGCAGACCTGGCCCACGAGGCCAGGATCCTGAGGGCCCATATTCTGGAAGCGGTTCA encodes:
- a CDS encoding sigma-54-dependent Fis family transcriptional regulator, which encodes MYPAVLIVDDETTIIDSLEGILSDDGFEVMHAYNGYEALKKIETHSPDIVLLDIWMPGMDGIDTLKEIKKNYPNLPVVMITGHGSIESAVDATKSGAFDFLEKPLSIDKVMVTINNALNFRKLEEENTYLRKKAIEKNSITGTSPAVQKLYGEVMAAAPTDASILISGENGTGKEMVARTIHQFSARPEGPFIIINCAAIPEEHLESELFGHEKGAFDQATSKNKGKFELASGGTLFLDEIGDMNINTQAKMLRALESKTFQRIGSSRTIKMDVRLITSSNKDLEEEIKRGSFREDLFYRLNVVPIQVPALRDRKEDIPMLVDVFLKKLADKSSSKPKKISQGALELLDQYHWQGNVRELKNLMERLHIMVQTDTIKKEDIPQPYNPEATGGGQAERRWMYTMDSLDEARTAFEHDYIRHKVKEEKGDVAAAAKRMGTSVAFINKRLDK
- a CDS encoding HAMP domain-containing protein, with the protein product MTDQAQQIRQDKSKRKKEGILILAILLVVCALTVVETRITPFGTDFPLSSTVLMFTLININLLLLLSLLLLVFRNLAKLYYEKKNNILGSKIKTRLTFAFIVLALLPTTVLFIFSIQFISTSIAFWFNAPVEKTLDASLAVGQKLYEYIEDKNAFFAKRGAFQIDSRDLLAPENQEKLTRYTQVIQRAFNRNAVEVYTPDAKRVSLSLANELEAMYFGLLTTTDLTRIPDGKTSSTVYQTIEGGEFLRTVSAIPFGAPPAEAKGFIVITTLVSPDLSENLKSILKGVEEYQQLKLTKKPAQISYYIALSIVALLVVFCAIWFGFQIAKSITIPIMKFAEGTQRITDGDLEYQIDFKTDDEIGTLIHSFNSMTRQLAAGREQIALSGEMLKQQNTELEKSRQYIEIVLKNISAGVISIDNRGVITTINKAAESMLDVDSANILNKNFKEVLSDDYLKLADKIYDQASQGARVIEVPVSASVSGVPKHFSLHYTTLMDDAGHNLGAVMVFDDVTELEKAQRMVAWREVARRIAHEVKNPLTPIKLSAQRLKRKYGKEINDEIFTGCADTIVEHVDLIRNLVNQFSAFAKFPDTSFASARIDNIILETIALYREGLPDVDIQTRFGEDIPTLKLDHQHMKQAFINLIDNAVYAMNKKGCIVIDLSFDGILKIVRIEIADTGKGISDKEKTKLFEPYFSTKKSGMGLGLAIVNSIISDHNGVIRVQDNQPRGAKFIIELPV
- a CDS encoding DUF4390 domain-containing protein, whose protein sequence is MKKRPGKQALQNEADYMTMLVKGGIKKYYILLVAVICFNMMTPGRIFADINPVLSNIKLANTRDDLLTYFEVENAFKEKTVEAVKNGIPTTFNFYVSLYKTTSSLFDKKIADVQIQSTVKYNSLKEEYTVTRPWKKEAPLITKSFEEAKTWMTEVDNLKVIPLAQIVKGDKYQIRIKAELEKVTLPLSLHYILFFVSFWDFETDWYVINFTY
- a CDS encoding UDP-3-O-acyl-N-acetylglucosamine deacetylase — translated: MTEFYNQRTIATNVALSGTGVHSGKKNNLTIKPARENHGIKFRRVDQPGTQDIPALFKLVVDTSLATVLGTSDGTIVSTIEHLMASFAGLGIDNALVEMDDYEMPIMDGSAWEFTQALSAAGIVEQSLPKHFIIIKKPIEVTDGDKFVKILPEPCFKISCSIDFDHPLIGFQELVFDRAKNNFEAEISRARTFGFIKDIEMLKRFSLGKGGSLDNAIIIDNDKILNEGGLRYRDEFVRHKILDSLGDFSLLGMPIQGHIITHKSGHTLNHLFIKKFLDEKEAWETGPAKRS
- a CDS encoding YifB family Mg chelatase-like AAA ATPase — its product is MISKMYSSAVRGIDAIVVEVEVDISFGMPVFQMVGLAETAVRESRERVRSAVQNAGYSFPMDRVVVNLAPADVKKEGTGLDLPVALGILCASGLFSQQASENWIMAGELSLDGRLKPVKAALPFALAARDNGFKGIILPEENGAEAALVKDIEVMGVSHLSQVVEFLAGRTPIVPAVPEPGGLSPAHWEGPAADFAHVRGQAHVKRALEVGAAGNHHILMDGPAGSGKSMMAKCLPGILPLPTFEEAMETARIYSITGAEPGRALMERPFRSPHHSISDAGLVGGGTGPVPGEISLAHNGVLFLDELPEFRRNALEVLRQPLEEGRITLARAKAKATYPCRFMLVGAMNPCICGNFTNPAAACTCTPAQIRRYRSKVSGPLLDRMDIQVEVPRLSYDELTRMDPEESSAAIRERVVAARELQQKRFNRTAPCYSNAQMGPEQIREYCGLEPDSETILRRAVDRLNLSARAWASILKVARTIADLAHEARILRAHILEAVQYRNFERKDGMP